A portion of the Corynebacterium occultum genome contains these proteins:
- a CDS encoding ArsR/SmtB family transcription factor has translation MFNALNSPLRLQLISLLSSGEHTVSELSAKASKSQPLVSQHLKVLKAAGVVEFNKRGRSSYYHLADTGIMELIQDANRLALKTAPLEAGVPVS, from the coding sequence CTGTTCAATGCCCTGAACTCCCCGCTCCGACTTCAACTGATTTCCCTTCTCAGTTCTGGGGAACACACTGTCAGCGAACTCTCAGCTAAGGCCAGCAAGAGTCAGCCGCTGGTCAGCCAGCATCTCAAGGTGCTCAAAGCCGCCGGGGTCGTCGAATTCAACAAGCGGGGGCGCAGCAGCTACTACCACCTTGCGGACACCGGGATTATGGAGCTCATCCAGGACGCAAACCGCCTGGCACTGAAGACTGCGCCCCTAGAAGCAGGGGTGCCGGTCAGTTAA